The genomic window CCACGGCGGGGGCGTCGTGTACCACCCGCGGATGAGCCCCCTCACGCTGGAGCCGGTCGCGCGGGAGTTCCTCGACATCCCGTTCATCATCCCGCACTTCGGTTGCAGTTACATGTGGGACCTTTTGCAGCTGTGCTGGGCGCTGCCCAACATCTACGTCGACACGTCCGGATCCAACCAGTGGATGGACTGGATGCCGTACCCGATGGACGTGAAGACGGCCCTGCGCAAGTTCTACGAGCTCATCGGCCCTGACCGCATTCTCTTCGGCACGGACTCCTCCTGGCGGCCTCGCGGCTTCGTGCACCAGTACCTCGAGCTTCAGGTGCGGGCCGCAAGGGAGTTGCGGCTTCCTGAAGAAGACATCCAGAAGATCTTCGCCGGGAACGCCGCGCGGCTGTACCGCATCGACGGCTGAAGCCGCTCCCGGCCAGGGAAGGAGAGCGCCCCGTGACCCGAGCGGACGTGCCCATGCCCCAGCTTCTGCAAAAGGAGGCCAGCCCTGAGCTCGCCGAGGCCGTGCGCCAGGAATGGCCGCAGGCGCTGGGCGATCTCATCCGGCTGGTGCGCCAGCCTTCCGTCGCGGCCCAGTCGTTCGGGATGGAGGAGTGCGCCCAGCTGACGGCCGCGCTGTTCAGGGAAGCCGGAGCCGACACGGTCGAGATCTGGCGCCTCCCGGACGCCGCGCCGGCCGTGTTCGCGGAGTTCGGCGGGGCGTCGGACCGCACGCTGCTCTTCTACAACCACTACGACGTGCAGCCGGCTGAGCCGCTCGAGCTTTGGTCCACGCCGCCCTGGGAAGGCGCCATCCGGGACGGCAAGCTCATCGCCCGCGGCGTCTCGGACGACAAGGGCCCGCTCATGGCGCGCATCGCCGCCATCCGCGCCGTGCGCCGGCTGCGCGGCGAGCTACCCTGCCGCGTCAAGTTCCTCGTGGAAGGCGAGGAGGAGATCGGCAGCGTCCACTTCGACGCCTATGTCGAGAAGCACAAGGGCCGCCTGCGGGCCGACGCCTGCATCTGGGAGTTCGGCGGCGTCGACCAGGAAGGCCATCCCGAGCTCACCCTGGGGCTCAAGGGGCTGTGCTACGTGGAAATGGAGGCGCGCGGCGCGAACCGGGACCAGCACTCGTCGATCGGCGCGATCGTCCCCAACCCGGCGTGGCGTCTCGTGTGGGCGCTGAACGCGATCAAGGGCCCCGATGGCCGGGTGCGCATCCCGGGGTTCTACGACGGCATCCAGCCGCCCACGGAGGCCGAGCGCGCCGCCGTCCGGCGCGTGCCGTGGAACCCCGAGCGCCTGCGGCAGAACCTGGGCATCGCGTCCTTCACCGTCGAAGGGGACGACGCCGCGCGCGAGGCGCTTCTCTTCGGCCCGACTTGCACCATCTGCGGCCTGGACAGCGGCTACCAGGGGCCCGGCCCGAAGACGGTGCTGCCTGCGGTGGCCCGCGCGAAGGTGGACTTCCGCCTCGTGCCGGGCCAGGACCCGCACGATGTCTTCCAGAAGCTCCGGAAGTTCCTCGACGAGCACGGTTTCGAGGACATCCGTCTCACGCTCCTCAGCGCCGAACGGGCGTACCGCACGCCGGTCGACGACCCCTTCGTCCGCCTCGTGGCCGAGACGGCGGAGAAGGCGTACGGCAAGCCGGCGCGCGTCCACGTCACGAGCGCCGGCAGCGGGCCCATGTACCCCCTCGGGCACGCGCTGGGCATTCCCATGGTGAGCGCGGGCTGCGGGTACTGGGACAGCCGCGCGCACGCGCCGGACGAGAACATCCGGCTCAGCGACTACGCGCAGGGCATCTACCACATGGCGCTCCTGCTGCAGGAGTTCGCCCGGTCCTAGACGTCTAGGCGCCGCCCCGGCGCGCATATGTTGAGGCGTACCGGGGAGGGATCGCATGGCTTCGCTTCGAGAGCTGGCGAGGGCGCTGCACGATGCGGAAGCGCCGCTCTGGACCCAATACGAAACCCTGGCGGGCGCCGCCGCGACGGACGTGGAGCGGGAGCTCGTCAAGCACCTGGTGGAATCGCAGCGCTTCCAACTGTCGTTTCTGGAGCTGATGACGACGCCGTTGCCCAGCCGGTTCCAGTGCTTCGCCAAGGTGACGGACGACCAGGTCAAGTTGCGGCAGGGTCCCGGCGCGGGCCATCCGCTGATCGGCCAGCTGAAGTACGGAACGCCCTGTCTCATCATCGACTTCAGCGGCTACTGGGCCAACGTCCAGCTGCCCGACGGGACGCGCGGCTGGGTGTTCAAGGACTACGTCGCCTGCGAGCGGGGCGGGAGCACGGCCCAGGAGACGCCCGCGTGGCAGGTGTTGACGCAGCCCGTGAAACGCTGAGTTTCCCCGCTTTCGAGCGGGTACAATGGTGCGAGAATGGACCGGGAGGAACCGTGTTTGGGTCCTGCATCGCACCCTGAGAATCCGGCTCCGCCCGCCGGAGGAGCCTCCGTGCCCGGAGTCCCGCCCGTGGACTCGCCCCCTGGACGCGCGCACCGCGGACCGCAGCGCGACTCCCTGGGTCGCGGCGCGCGCTGGCTGGCGTTCGGGTTGGCGTGCGCGCTCCTGGGCGGCGCCGGCGGGGTCTGGGTCACGCTCGCCATCTGGCCCGGCGCGGCGGCGCTCGGCCGCGGCCCGCAACCGGTGCCCCTCATCTCGAACGCGGGCTTCGACGACGCGCCGGCCGTCGCCGTCGCAAGAGAAGTGGGGCCGGCCGTCGTCGGCGTCATCAGCCAGGAACGCCAGTCGTCGTTCTGGGGCTCGGCGGTGGCCACCAGCATCGGCACCGGCGTCACCTTTGACCGCCGGGGCTACATCGTCACGAACGACCACGTCATCGCCGGCGGCAATTTCTTTCAGGTGGAGCTGCCCGACGGGCAGCGCGTCCCCGCGAGCGTCGTCGGCACCGACCCGCAGACGGACCTCGCCGTGTTGAAGATCGTCCCGCGCGAATCGCTTCGCGTCGCCGTGTTCGGCGATTCGGACAAGGTGCAGGTCGGCCAGCCCGTCATCGCCATCGGCAACCCGCTCGGCCTCGACTACCAGCGGTCGGTCACCGCCGGCGTCGTGAGCGGCATCCGGCCGGCGCTGTACGGCTACACCGGGGACGAGGACGTCGCGTTCGACCCCACCCGCCAGAGGGTGACCCAGCTCATCCAGACCGATGCGGCGATCAACCAGGGCAACAGCGGCGGGCCGCTCGTGGACGTCTCCGGCCGCGTGATCGGCATCAACACGCTGAAGGGGCCGGCCTCCAGCACCGTCGAGGGCATCGGCTTCGCGATCCCGTCGAACATCGTCAAGCGCGTGGTGGACGACCTCGTCCGGTACGGCAGCGTGCGGCGCGCGTACCTGGGCGTCTCGTTCCCCTTCGTGGGGCGCGACCCGCTGACGGGCGATCCGGAGATCTCGCTTCGCGTCACCGACGTCGTCCGCGGCGGACCCGCGGACGTCGCTGGCATCCGCGTGGGCGACCGCGTCGTCGCCTTTGATGGCCAGCCCGTCAACGACTACATCCACCTGCTGGGGATGCTGGAGATGCACCATCCCGGCGACGTCGTGGAGGTCGCCCTGCAGCGCAACGGCGCGCAGCGGACGGTGCGCGTGCGCCTCGCGGAGATGAGCCGGGAGGGAACCCCTTGACGACCCGACAGCGCATCCTCGCCGCCGCGGCGGAGGTCTTCGCGGCGGAAGGGTACTTCCGCGCGACCATGGACGACATCGCCCGGCGCGCCGGCCTTTCGAAGGGCGCCCTGTACTTCCACTTTCCTTCGAAGGAAGAGCTGTTCCTGTCCTTGATGGACCACATGGCGCAGCTTTTGTGGGACGCCGTGGGCGAAGCGCTCGGCTCCGCGCGCGGGGCTTCGGCCCGCATCGCCGCGGCGCTTCGCGCTGCGCTGGGCGTCTTCGAGCGGCACCCGGAGCTGACGCGCGTGACCGTCGTGCAGGGGGCCACGGCCGGGGACACGGCGTTGGCCCGCCAACAGGCGCTGCGCGACGCCTTCGAGGACGTGATCGCCCGCTACGTGGAGGAACTTGTGGCGGACGGCGACGCCCCGCCGCAGGACGCGCGGCTCACCGCGCTCGCGCTCTTCGGCTCCGTGTGGGCGGTCGTGTCGGAGTGGGCCACGCGGCCCGCGCCGCGGCCGCTGGCCGCGATGGCGGACGGCATCATCACGTACAACCTGCGGGGCATCGGCGTCCGGCTGGGTCAGGATTGAGCCATGGGACCGCTTGTGCTTGTCGTCGACGACGACGACCACATCCGCGAGCTCGTCCGGCTGGCGCTTGAGAAGCGCGGCTTCCGCGTGGAACAGGCCGCGGACGGCGCGGAGGCGCTCGACCGTTTCGCCGTCCTGTCGCCCGACCTCGTCATCCTCGACCTCATGCTGCCAAAGATCAACGGTTGGGACGTCTGCCGCCGCATTCGCGAGCAGTCGCGCGTCCCCATCCTCATGCTGACGGCGCGCGGCGAGGAGGACGACGAGATCCGGGGTCTGGAGCTGGGCGCCGACGACTACGTCACCAAACCGTTCAGCCCGCGGCAGCTGGCGGCCCGGGTGCAGGCGCTCCTTCGCCGCGTGGGAACGGAGACGGGCGTCACGTTGCGGTACCCGGGGCTCGTCATCGACACGGCGGCTTACCGCGTGCAGGTCGACGGCGCGGACGTGCAGCTGGCGCCGCGGGAGTTCGAACTCCTGGCTTTCATGGCGCGCCATCCCGGCCAGGTCTTCACCCGCGACCAGCTCCTCGACCGGGTCTGGGGCTGGGACTACGAAGGCGACGCCCGCACGGTGGACGAGCACGTCAAGCGGCTCCGCCAAAAGACGGCCGGGCGGCAGAACCACCGTTTCATCGAGACCGTGTGGGGCGTGGGCTACCGGTT from Clostridia bacterium includes these protein-coding regions:
- a CDS encoding M20/M25/M40 family metallo-hydrolase, which encodes MPQLLQKEASPELAEAVRQEWPQALGDLIRLVRQPSVAAQSFGMEECAQLTAALFREAGADTVEIWRLPDAAPAVFAEFGGASDRTLLFYNHYDVQPAEPLELWSTPPWEGAIRDGKLIARGVSDDKGPLMARIAAIRAVRRLRGELPCRVKFLVEGEEEIGSVHFDAYVEKHKGRLRADACIWEFGGVDQEGHPELTLGLKGLCYVEMEARGANRDQHSSIGAIVPNPAWRLVWALNAIKGPDGRVRIPGFYDGIQPPTEAERAAVRRVPWNPERLRQNLGIASFTVEGDDAAREALLFGPTCTICGLDSGYQGPGPKTVLPAVARAKVDFRLVPGQDPHDVFQKLRKFLDEHGFEDIRLTLLSAERAYRTPVDDPFVRLVAETAEKAYGKPARVHVTSAGSGPMYPLGHALGIPMVSAGCGYWDSRAHAPDENIRLSDYAQGIYHMALLLQEFARS
- a CDS encoding SH3 domain-containing protein translates to MASLRELARALHDAEAPLWTQYETLAGAAATDVERELVKHLVESQRFQLSFLELMTTPLPSRFQCFAKVTDDQVKLRQGPGAGHPLIGQLKYGTPCLIIDFSGYWANVQLPDGTRGWVFKDYVACERGGSTAQETPAWQVLTQPVKR
- a CDS encoding trypsin-like peptidase domain-containing protein, which produces MPGVPPVDSPPGRAHRGPQRDSLGRGARWLAFGLACALLGGAGGVWVTLAIWPGAAALGRGPQPVPLISNAGFDDAPAVAVAREVGPAVVGVISQERQSSFWGSAVATSIGTGVTFDRRGYIVTNDHVIAGGNFFQVELPDGQRVPASVVGTDPQTDLAVLKIVPRESLRVAVFGDSDKVQVGQPVIAIGNPLGLDYQRSVTAGVVSGIRPALYGYTGDEDVAFDPTRQRVTQLIQTDAAINQGNSGGPLVDVSGRVIGINTLKGPASSTVEGIGFAIPSNIVKRVVDDLVRYGSVRRAYLGVSFPFVGRDPLTGDPEISLRVTDVVRGGPADVAGIRVGDRVVAFDGQPVNDYIHLLGMLEMHHPGDVVEVALQRNGAQRTVRVRLAEMSREGTP
- a CDS encoding TetR/AcrR family transcriptional regulator → MTTRQRILAAAAEVFAAEGYFRATMDDIARRAGLSKGALYFHFPSKEELFLSLMDHMAQLLWDAVGEALGSARGASARIAAALRAALGVFERHPELTRVTVVQGATAGDTALARQQALRDAFEDVIARYVEELVADGDAPPQDARLTALALFGSVWAVVSEWATRPAPRPLAAMADGIITYNLRGIGVRLGQD
- a CDS encoding response regulator transcription factor, with protein sequence MGPLVLVVDDDDHIRELVRLALEKRGFRVEQAADGAEALDRFAVLSPDLVILDLMLPKINGWDVCRRIREQSRVPILMLTARGEEDDEIRGLELGADDYVTKPFSPRQLAARVQALLRRVGTETGVTLRYPGLVIDTAAYRVQVDGADVQLAPREFELLAFMARHPGQVFTRDQLLDRVWGWDYEGDARTVDEHVKRLRQKTAGRQNHRFIETVWGVGYRFSPEGREP